The Candidatus Limnocylindrales bacterium genomic interval CCGCGAAACGCCAATAGCGCGGGCACGGGTGTGTCTGCGGCAGACCCTCCGGTTCCTCCGGCGGCGTCGGCCGCGGACATACCCGTGCCCGCGCTCCTCGACGTAACGCGCAACAAGCGCGGCTACTTGATCTCGACGGTCGCGCCCTCGGCCTCGAGCTTGGCCTTGATCGCGTCTGCGTCCGCCTTCGGCACGCCTTCCTTGACCGCCTTGGGCGCGCCCTCGACCAGGTCCTTGGCTTCCTTCAGGCCCAGGCTGGTGATCTCGCGGACCACCTTGATCACCTGGATCTTCTTCTCGCCGGCCGCCGTCAGGATGACGTCGAACTCTTCCTTGGCCGCCTCGGGAGCAGCCGCAGCCGCTCCGCCGGCGCCCGCAGCCGCCGCGACCGCAACCGGAGCCGCGGCGCTGACGCCCCACTTCTCCTCGAGCTCCTTGACGAGCTCGGCGATCTCCAGAACGGTGGCCGCCGAGAGCTTCTCGACGATGCTGGACCTGTCTTCAGTGCTGAGAGCCATTTCTTGGGTTCCTCCTGCTAATCACGACCTTCGTCGTCGTTGCCGAAAACAAAAACTAGTGCGCAGCCGCGTATGGACGCGCCCGGCCGCGACGCCGGGCGACCCGGTCGCTCAGGCCGCGCCTCCTCCCTCTTCCAACTGTCTGCGTCGGGCATCCAGCACATTGGCGAGCTGCTGGGCCGGAGCCGACAGCACGCGCACCAGCTGGGTGGCCGGAGTCATCATCATCGCCAGAAGCTGAGCGCGCAGCTGATCGCGGCTCGGCATCTTGGCGAGCTGCGCGATCTGCTTGCGATCCAGCAGGACGCCATCCATCACGGCGCCCTTGAGCTCGAGGACCTCGCTCTTGTCCGCGTAGGTGTCGATGGCCTTGGCGAACGCCGCCGGATCGCCGTAGCCGAACGCGAACACGGTGGGCCCGGACAGCAACGGCTCGATGACCTTGTTCGGCGTGTCCATGACCGCACGCCAGGTCAGCGTGTTCTTCGCGACCAGAAGCTCGCCCTCGACCTTGCGCAGCTCGTGCCGAAGCTCGGTCATCTGCGCCACCGTCATCTTGCGGTACTGCGAAA includes:
- the rplL gene encoding 50S ribosomal protein L7/L12; amino-acid sequence: MALSTEDRSSIVEKLSAATVLEIAELVKELEEKWGVSAAAPVAVAAAAGAGGAAAAAPEAAKEEFDVILTAAGEKKIQVIKVVREITSLGLKEAKDLVEGAPKAVKEGVPKADADAIKAKLEAEGATVEIK
- the rplJ gene encoding 50S ribosomal protein L10, with the translated sequence MNQSEKAVVIEDLAGKFTKAPIVVLSQYRKMTVAQMTELRHELRKVEGELLVAKNTLTWRAVMDTPNKVIEPLLSGPTVFAFGYGDPAAFAKAIDTYADKSEVLELKGAVMDGVLLDRKQIAQLAKMPSRDQLRAQLLAMMMTPATQLVRVLSAPAQQLANVLDARRRQLEEGGGAA